In the genome of Coregonus clupeaformis isolate EN_2021a chromosome 1, ASM2061545v1, whole genome shotgun sequence, one region contains:
- the ghdc gene encoding GH3 domain-containing protein isoform X1 encodes MFYELISSMAIWAGILMRSKWIRCVLVITVLSIIIATGQSLELLGMPRPLPSALGVLSLGGMALLWRDISSKVKGENRTLSSLLSQYFAVKVVGWLGKRQRWKLEADTLNIRQVQEETLLKRLRKNADTCYGKQYDFSSIKDCETFRARHPVTTYEHYRELVGRVAAGEEKVLIAEKPLILAMTSGTSGASAMLLSTKDTNTEFFLQGVAVCLDAMRRAFPASDSLQRTTKLFYSPTFRQSEAGIPIGPNSSTPASSRHMLNLYTTPAPAFQVPSERDTLYLHLLFALKDPSVGTLESNFASTVFYAFSALQERWQELVEDIELGRVSPALALEPGVRASLEGQMKPDPERAAQLRAHFQQGFMGIARRLWPQLNLVLAVDSGSNQIYGEMLRERYCQGVPFYSPFYAATEGLIGVNLWPEEEQRRRYLLCPRSMFCEFLPEASLDQEMPEKHTLLMGEVQQGHSYELVVTNASGLFRYCMGDVVKVVGFHNQCPVVEFQYRRGQMLSVRGEKVSEVMFLGALKRAISQWPGAQLVDYCCAESAIMGESCGGSDPHYQVFVELKGVRNLTEEQRYKLDQCVQEDSAVYKSFRFKGSIGPMRVQMVAEGAFKELRKQMMAFSNTSANTFKMHRVLRRKEYADFLLGKTIS; translated from the exons atgttttatgagttgatCAGTTCGATGGCTATTTGGGCAGGTATATTAATGCGCTCGAAATGGATTCGTTGTGTATTAGTCATTACAGTTCTCTCCATTATTATAGCCACTGGACAAAGTCTTG AGCTCCTCGGGATGCCGCGTCCTTTGCCCAGTGCCCTTGGAGTCCTGTCTTTGGGTGGAATGGCGCTGCTTTGGAGGGACATAAGCTCGAAAGTGAAAGGAGAGAACCGGACTTTGAGCAGTCTGCTAAGTCAGTATTTTGCCGTAAAGGTTGTGGGCTGGCTGGGTAAGCGGCAAAGATGGAAACTGGAAGCCGATACGCTGAATATACGGCAAGTCCAAGAGGAAACTCTTCTAAAGCGCCTGCGCAAGAACGCTGACACATGTTATGGAAAGCAGTATGATTTTAGCTCAATTAAAG ACTGTGAGACTTTTCGTGCACGTCACCCGGTGACGACGTACGAGCACTACCGTGAACTGGTGGGGCGAGTGGCGGCTGGAGAAGAGAAGGTCCTCATAGCTGAGAAACCCCTTATCTTAGCCATGACATCAGGTACATCTGGGGCCAGCGCCATGCTACTGAGCACCAAGGACACCAACACAGAGTTCTTCCTACAG GGCGTGGCTGTGTGTCTGGATGCCATGCGGCGTGCCTTCCCGGCTAGCGACAGCCTCCAGCGCACCACCAAGCTCTTCTACTCGCCCACCTTTCGCCAGTCAGAGGCAGGCATCCCCATTGGGCCTAACTCCTCCACCCCGGCTTCGTCGCGCCACATGCTCAACCTATACACCACACCCGCACCCGCCTTCCAG GTGCCCAGTGAGAGAGACACCCTCTACCTGCACCTCCTCTTTGCCCTCAAAGACCCAAGTGTGGGCACCCTGGAGTCCAACTTCGCCTCCACTGTCTTTTATGCCTTCAGTGCCCTCCAG gaGCGTTGGCAGGAACTGGTGGAGGACATCGAGCTGGGTCGGGTCAGCCCCGCTCTGGCCCTGGAGCCAGGGGTGAGGGCCAGCCTGGAGGGCCAGATGAAGCCAGACCCGGAGCGAGCCGCCCAGCTCCGGGCCCACTTCCAGCAGGGCTTCATGGGCATCGCGCGGCGCCTCTGGCCCCAGCTCAACCTGGTGCTGGCCGTGGACTCTGGGTCTAATCAGATCTATGGGGAGATGCTGCGGGAGCGCTACTGCCAGGGGGTTCCCTTCTACTCCCCCTTCTACGCCGCCACCGAGG GTCTGATCGGGGTGAACCTGTGGCCTGAGGAGGAGCAGCGGAGGAGGTACTTGCTGTGTCCTCGCTCCATGTTCTGTGAGTTCCTCCCAGAGGCCAGTTTGGACCAGGAGATGCCAGAGAAACACACACTGCTCATGGGGGAAGTGCAGCAGGGACACAGCTACGAGCTGGTCGTCACCAACGCATCCGGACTCTTCAG ATATTGTATGGGAGATGTTGTAAAAGTGGTTGGCTTCCACAATCAGTGTCCAGTTGTAGAATTTCAATACAG GCGGGGTCAGATGCTGAGTGTGCGGGGGGAGAAGGTGTCTGAGGTGATGTTTCTGGGGGCTCTGAAGCGAGCCATCAGCCAGTGGCCCGGAGCTCAGCTAGTTGACTACTGCTGCGCAGAGAGTGCCATAATGG GAGAGTCATGTGGAGGTTCTGATCCTCACTATCAAGTGTTTGTGGAGCTAAAGGGGGTGAGGAACCTGACAGAGGAGCAACGCTACAAG TTGGACCAGTGTGTCCAGGAGGACTCGGCCGTCTACAAGTCGTTCCGGTTCAAAGGCAGCATCGGACCAATGAGAGTGCAGATGGTGGCAGAGGGCGCATTCAAGGAACTGCGTAAACAAATGATGGCCTTCTCCAACACCTCGGCCAACACGTTCAAAATGCACCGCGTACTACGCAGAAAGGAGTACGCCGACTTCTTGTTAGGGAAGACCATCTCCTGA
- the ghdc gene encoding GH3 domain-containing protein isoform X2, with amino-acid sequence MPRPLPSALGVLSLGGMALLWRDISSKVKGENRTLSSLLSQYFAVKVVGWLGKRQRWKLEADTLNIRQVQEETLLKRLRKNADTCYGKQYDFSSIKDCETFRARHPVTTYEHYRELVGRVAAGEEKVLIAEKPLILAMTSGTSGASAMLLSTKDTNTEFFLQGVAVCLDAMRRAFPASDSLQRTTKLFYSPTFRQSEAGIPIGPNSSTPASSRHMLNLYTTPAPAFQVPSERDTLYLHLLFALKDPSVGTLESNFASTVFYAFSALQERWQELVEDIELGRVSPALALEPGVRASLEGQMKPDPERAAQLRAHFQQGFMGIARRLWPQLNLVLAVDSGSNQIYGEMLRERYCQGVPFYSPFYAATEGLIGVNLWPEEEQRRRYLLCPRSMFCEFLPEASLDQEMPEKHTLLMGEVQQGHSYELVVTNASGLFRYCMGDVVKVVGFHNQCPVVEFQYRRGQMLSVRGEKVSEVMFLGALKRAISQWPGAQLVDYCCAESAIMGESCGGSDPHYQVFVELKGVRNLTEEQRYKLDQCVQEDSAVYKSFRFKGSIGPMRVQMVAEGAFKELRKQMMAFSNTSANTFKMHRVLRRKEYADFLLGKTIS; translated from the exons ATGCCGCGTCCTTTGCCCAGTGCCCTTGGAGTCCTGTCTTTGGGTGGAATGGCGCTGCTTTGGAGGGACATAAGCTCGAAAGTGAAAGGAGAGAACCGGACTTTGAGCAGTCTGCTAAGTCAGTATTTTGCCGTAAAGGTTGTGGGCTGGCTGGGTAAGCGGCAAAGATGGAAACTGGAAGCCGATACGCTGAATATACGGCAAGTCCAAGAGGAAACTCTTCTAAAGCGCCTGCGCAAGAACGCTGACACATGTTATGGAAAGCAGTATGATTTTAGCTCAATTAAAG ACTGTGAGACTTTTCGTGCACGTCACCCGGTGACGACGTACGAGCACTACCGTGAACTGGTGGGGCGAGTGGCGGCTGGAGAAGAGAAGGTCCTCATAGCTGAGAAACCCCTTATCTTAGCCATGACATCAGGTACATCTGGGGCCAGCGCCATGCTACTGAGCACCAAGGACACCAACACAGAGTTCTTCCTACAG GGCGTGGCTGTGTGTCTGGATGCCATGCGGCGTGCCTTCCCGGCTAGCGACAGCCTCCAGCGCACCACCAAGCTCTTCTACTCGCCCACCTTTCGCCAGTCAGAGGCAGGCATCCCCATTGGGCCTAACTCCTCCACCCCGGCTTCGTCGCGCCACATGCTCAACCTATACACCACACCCGCACCCGCCTTCCAG GTGCCCAGTGAGAGAGACACCCTCTACCTGCACCTCCTCTTTGCCCTCAAAGACCCAAGTGTGGGCACCCTGGAGTCCAACTTCGCCTCCACTGTCTTTTATGCCTTCAGTGCCCTCCAG gaGCGTTGGCAGGAACTGGTGGAGGACATCGAGCTGGGTCGGGTCAGCCCCGCTCTGGCCCTGGAGCCAGGGGTGAGGGCCAGCCTGGAGGGCCAGATGAAGCCAGACCCGGAGCGAGCCGCCCAGCTCCGGGCCCACTTCCAGCAGGGCTTCATGGGCATCGCGCGGCGCCTCTGGCCCCAGCTCAACCTGGTGCTGGCCGTGGACTCTGGGTCTAATCAGATCTATGGGGAGATGCTGCGGGAGCGCTACTGCCAGGGGGTTCCCTTCTACTCCCCCTTCTACGCCGCCACCGAGG GTCTGATCGGGGTGAACCTGTGGCCTGAGGAGGAGCAGCGGAGGAGGTACTTGCTGTGTCCTCGCTCCATGTTCTGTGAGTTCCTCCCAGAGGCCAGTTTGGACCAGGAGATGCCAGAGAAACACACACTGCTCATGGGGGAAGTGCAGCAGGGACACAGCTACGAGCTGGTCGTCACCAACGCATCCGGACTCTTCAG ATATTGTATGGGAGATGTTGTAAAAGTGGTTGGCTTCCACAATCAGTGTCCAGTTGTAGAATTTCAATACAG GCGGGGTCAGATGCTGAGTGTGCGGGGGGAGAAGGTGTCTGAGGTGATGTTTCTGGGGGCTCTGAAGCGAGCCATCAGCCAGTGGCCCGGAGCTCAGCTAGTTGACTACTGCTGCGCAGAGAGTGCCATAATGG GAGAGTCATGTGGAGGTTCTGATCCTCACTATCAAGTGTTTGTGGAGCTAAAGGGGGTGAGGAACCTGACAGAGGAGCAACGCTACAAG TTGGACCAGTGTGTCCAGGAGGACTCGGCCGTCTACAAGTCGTTCCGGTTCAAAGGCAGCATCGGACCAATGAGAGTGCAGATGGTGGCAGAGGGCGCATTCAAGGAACTGCGTAAACAAATGATGGCCTTCTCCAACACCTCGGCCAACACGTTCAAAATGCACCGCGTACTACGCAGAAAGGAGTACGCCGACTTCTTGTTAGGGAAGACCATCTCCTGA